One genomic region from Lycorma delicatula isolate Av1 chromosome 9, ASM4794821v1, whole genome shotgun sequence encodes:
- the LOC142330283 gene encoding monocarboxylate transporter 9-like — MEPQVEISGNKTAGLAPIIRWSSLSSSMGGSSIGTFSSPAKSVSSSGIVPDSTSKSEDNEPEENEEKPLFPSSAAVFASVPDVLNKSPTDSNEDTVTVIPKENIQLVRTGNNNNNNNEGVKFDVPLEEDSIMSSVESLFDDGDESKRQKPKVPDGGWGWMVVLSSLIISMIADGISFSFGLLYIRFLKYFKESKSTTSWIGSLFMAVPLLSGPIGSALVDRFGCRWMTILGGIVSGTGFVLSAFCDTIVMMYITFGVIAGLGLGLCYVTAVVSIAYWFDKKRSLATGLGACGTGVGTVVYAPMTQFFIEQFGWRGTVIMLAGTFLNMCVCGALMRDPEWWIEEQKTAALSKSNRESSSASLATAADLQALEEIREMLKSGESPEYILTQLATNIAKSPAPTQSEDENNDKSAKANVQSVYNLPTYVQEHEKVPLEVLASLSSNKKVFNVILENYPSLLTCRSMSDNCKINQICDKTRPTCLPVTMKVTSANQNQSNRPIVTPTSNVDTTMVPLLSGSKPNTKSVKYESAPKMSADQQWKKKQSILNNHHYLRNIKVHRNSVMYRGAVLNTYKYHLRASSCPDIYRNSMTTLAREAEESWKTELKEMLANMCDFSMFLELHFLLMSVATILLFTWFIVPYFYLAEHMTRHNYNENEASNVISVIGFTNTIGMIGLGYLGDQPWVDVTKAYAFCLVACGIATCGMPYFTDNYWVLIAFAALWGLFFASNFSFTPPIIVKLIPLERFTIAYGLMLLCQGIGNLLGPPLAGLVFDVTGYWDWSFYLAGFWIVVSGLLVAGIPVTNNRIIWGSGVLERDKDSIV; from the exons atggaaccACAAGTAGAAATTAGTGGAAATAAAACTGCAGGATTAGCTCCCATAATAAGATGGAGTAGTTTAAGTTCATCTATGGGTGGTTCATCGATAGGTACATTTAGTTCACCGGCTAAATCTGTAAGTAGCAGTGGTATTGTACCAGATTCTACTAGTAAATCTGAAGATAATGAGCcggaagaaaatgaagaaaaaccatTATTTCCATCATCTGCAGCTGTATTTGCATCGGTTCCAGATGTTCTTAACAAAAGTCCTACTGATAGTAATGAAGATACAGTGACTGTAATTCCAAAAGAAAACATACAGTTAGTACGCACtggtaataataacaacaataataatgaaggAGTTAAATTTGATGTACCACTAGAAGAAGATTCAATCATGAGTAGTGTCGAATCTTTATTTGATGATGGTGATGAAAGTAAAAGACAGAAACCGAAAGTACCTGATGGTGGTTGGGGTTGGATGGTTGTTTTATCTTCATTGATTATAAGCATGATCGCCGATGGTATAAGTTTTTCGTTTGGTCTTTTATACAttcgatttttaaaatacttcaaagaATCTAAAAGTACAACTTCATGGATTGGTAGCTTATTTATGGCGGTACCATTATTATCAGGGCCCATCGGAAGCGCTTTGGTAGATCGTTTTGGTTGTCGCTGGATGACAATTCTAGGCGGCATAGTTTCTGGAACTGGATTTGTATTGAGTGCTTTTTGTGATACAATAGTCATGATGTATATAACTTTTGGTGTCATCGCTGGTTTGGGGTTAGGTTTATGTTATGTCACAGCTGTCGTAAGTATTGCTTAttggtttgataaaaaaagaagtctTGCAACAGGATTAGGTGCTTGTGGAACTGGTGTAGGAACTGTTGTTTATGCACCGATGACACAGTTCTTTATTGAACAATTTGGCTGGAGAGGTACTGTAATCATGCTAGCcggtacatttttaaatatgtgtgttTGTGGTGCTTTAATGCGAGATCCAGAATGGTGGATTGAAGAACAAAAAACTGCCGCTTTATCCAAATCAAATCGTGAATCCTCATCTGCTTCACTTGCTACAGCAGCCGATCTGCAAGCCCTAGAAGAGATAAGGGAAATGCTAAAATCTGGTGAATCACCTGAGTACATTCTTACTCAACTAGCTACTAACATTGCTAAGTCACCGGCCCCGACTCAATCTGAAGatgaaaataatgacaaaagTGCTAAAGCCAATGTTCAGTCAGTTTACAACTTACCAACTTATGTGCAAGAACATGAAAAG gTACCATTAGAAGTACTAGCATCATTAAGCAgcaataaaaaagtattcaatGTAATACTGGAAAATTATCCAAGCTTATTAACATGCCGTAGCATGAgtgataattgtaaaattaatcaaatttgtgATAAAACCAGACCGACATGTCTACCTGTTACAATGAAAGTTACATCAGCAAATCAAAATCAAAGTAATAGACCTATTGTAACACCGACATCAAATGTTGATACCACTATGGTACCACTTTTATCAGGTTCCAAGCCTAACACTAAGTCAGTAAAATATGAATCAGCACCAAAAATGTCTGCTGATCAGCAGTGGAAAAAGAAACAGTCTATTTTGAATAATCATCATTACTTAAGAAACATCAAAGTGCATCG caaTTCAGTTATGTATCGTGGTGCAGTTTTGAATACATATAAGTATCATTTGCGAGCTTCATCTTGTCCAGATATATATCGTAACTCTATGACTACTTTAGCAAGAGAAGCAGAAGAG tcATGGAAAACAGAACTGAAAGAAATGTTAGCAAATATGTGTGATTTTTCGATGTTTCTTGAACTTCACTTTTTATTGATGTCTGTTGCTACAATTCTACTATTCACATGGTTTATCgttccatatttttatttggcTGAACATATGACAAGACATAATTATAATGAGAATGAAGCATCAAATGTAATTAGCGTGATTGGTTTCACTAATACAATTGGAATG ATTGGTCTAGGCTATTTAGGAGATCAGCCATGGGTGGATGTAACCAAAGCATATGCGTTTTGTCTAGTTGCCTGTGGAATAGCAACGTGTGGAATGCCATACTTTACAGACAATTACTGGGTACTGATAGCATTTGCTGCATTATGGGGTTTGTTTTTTGCATCAAATTTCTCATTTACTCCTCCTATTATTGTGAAACTGATACCTCTTGAGCGTTTTACTATTGCTTATGGACTTATGCTACTTTGTCAAGGAATTGGAAATTTACTTGGACCACCCTTAGCAG GTTTAGTGTTTGATGTTACTGGTTATTGGGATTGGTCGTTTTACTTGGCTGGCTTTTGGATTGTTGTCAGTGGTTTATTAGTTGCaggtataccggttacaaataatagaataatatggGGATCTGGTGTACTGGAACGAGATAAGGAcagcattgtttaa